The DNA sequence AGGAGAAGGCAGAGCCCTCAGGCGGGCTGTGTGGGGAGGAAAGCCCCCCTCTGATCCTGGATGCTTCCCTGCTTCCTCCGCCACCCCTAGCCTCGATAGCCCTATCCCTCGCACTGAGCTCACCTAGGGCCCGTTTCAGCCCCACCACCTCAGCCTCAAACATGCCCAGCTTGTCCCTCAGCAGAGAGACctggagagacacagggaggggaGCAGGAGGGTCAATCAGTAGTTAAAGAAAGAGGAAGTGAGGGTTAATTCACttgaagtcctcacaaggatagtataACAAGGAAAATTCTGAgaagtggggacattttgccgGTTCCCACAAtggaaaaggctattttaggcttatgggttaggtttatggttacAATTAGGTTTAGGAGTTCGACTTTGAGGTTAAGGTTTAGGGAAAATGGGAATCAATTACTTggtcccccacacacacaaaagtgtgtgtgtttgtgtgtggagtatTATTTGTGTCTTTCAAAGTGTATGTGAATGCCTGAATCTGTATGCATGTGACTAACCCAAGAGCGCAAAACGTGTGGTGCACAGAGCAGAACAACTCTACAAATTACAGCTAGTGTTTCAGGTCTGTCTACCTCGGTCAGCGTCCTCTGCAGCTCCCCTTCGCAGCGTTCCAGCTCCAGGCTCTTGGTGCTGTAAGAGTCCTTCAGGCCTAGCATGGCCTCCTCCCGGTCCCTCAGCTGGGCATTGACCTCCTTCAGCTGGCCCCGCAGGGCCACCATCTCCCCCGCCCGCTGGGTCACCTCCGCCTGGCTCTCCCTcagctgctgcttcagcagggAGATCTCCCCCGCCTTCTGACACACCTTGAGGGGAGGACGGGGAGGGGGGATGAAAGGTATGAAGATGGTGGAAATAGAGATCAACAAGCATGTCTCTGTCTAATGGATGTGCATGTACAGTATAGGGCAGCTATTGCATATTTGATCATTGGTTTTAGACAGTACTGCCTTTTTTCCTTTTTTGGCATGGACATCTAGTAGATGTTATGCTGGGCCCTCACTCATCTCCCTAGTATCCCACACCCagccacacacaccacccccttaACCCCCAGGTAGTCCCACCCCCCTATCTCACCTCCCACTTGGTCTCCTCCAGGCGGGGCAGGATGTCGGCCTGCTCTTTCCTGTAGTCCAGGCacttcctctccagctcctccttctgGGCCAGCAGTGCAGCCATCTCCTCCTGTAGGCGCCGCTTATCCTGCGACAGACGGCTGATCTGGGCCTGCAAGGCACTCTGGGAGCGCTGGGCGCGACGCGTTACCTGGGTAGAAATACTTTTAGTAGAATGGACATTCCCCATTCAAATCAACATTTGGCAGTGGGTATACCGGTGGAAACCATATTGAGTGTACCATTTGGAATGAAATTAGAGAGCAGTGATTAAATAATCTCTTTGCACAGAACTTTACTCTGCATCTCTAAACTGCTCCTTTAAGCTCATTATTTGCCTTTTCTCAGTGTTTTTCCATGCAGCCATGGCTAATGCTATTGTGCTATATGATATTGCGTATAGCCTACCAACACACAATCTGTGAACTGAGGAGCCATTCTATActtttaatatacagtatattctgcAATTGTAATATCTATCTATTGTAGTTGTGTGGTCACCTGCTGCAGGCGTGAGGCATAGTTCTGCCGCAGCTCGTCCATCTGGCGCTCCCACACGCGCTGCTTCTCCTCAAACACCTGGACGATGGCCGCCTCGCTCTGGTCCAGGTTACGGCGCATGTGGAGAACCTTGCGGAGGGGAGAAGGAAGGGAACTCTGGTGTAATTAACGTGTATTGTGAGCTGCTCATATTTCCATCCACTGCAGGAGGTGTTGATGGTTATTTCACAAAATGGCTGACATCCATTATCAAGGTAAGTGAATGAGGACCAGTTACTGCCCCACTAGTCtttcatatttttttgtactTCTCATATGCAATGTCAATGAGTGTTGAATATCAATTGATAGCATTTTAGGTGTTCCACTATGTCTCCTTGTATTGCATTGCATTGTATCTTCACCCACAAACTGCCACCAATGTGTACCACTCCAATATCACATATCGCTACTTCCAAAACCCTCAGTACTTGAATACCTTGCACTACTATTTCAGACCCAAGGCCTAACGTATCTTACCTACTTGACCATCAGCTAATAAGAATACAGTTGTCCACTCAGCGAGTTTCAGGCACACCCAATGGTTTTAACGGTTTATTCTTAAGCCATAGACCGTATTATGTACACAGTAAAATCACTGGTACAGTTACCCATACCCTCTACAGGTCATGCAAACTCCTCAAATAACAGATTTTTGTGATTACACTCCTCTCCATATGTACTTGGACAGTGACGCTAAAATTGTACATTTGGCTCTATACTACTCCagcattttagatttgagatcaaatgttttatatgaggcgacagtacagaatgtcaccttttattcaAGGGCatttacatacacatacattttacagtttagaaatgaaagcacttgtatctagtcccccccatTTGAGGAAGTAATTTggaaaagtatttggacaaattaacTTGAAGTGTATTAaggtagtcaaaagtttagtatttggtcccatattcgtagcacgcaatgactacatcaagctcgTGACTCGTTGGatacatttgcagtttgttttagtTGTGTTATATTTTGCCCAATAGGAACAGAATGGTgacttgagtaattttctttcTAGGTGAAAGATgttttctgaacacttctaatTAATCCTGATAATGCCATCATGAATAAGGATGAGTAATAaggttacagaggctacaacaaaacatgctaccTCTCAACATTGGGCGATGCCAGCATAGCCCCAAAATATTTTTGGtgtctcagattgttctggcaattctcacatacttagagacttacccagaaaaacgtACAGCTGTAATTTACGCCAAATATGTTTCTAacgtgtattgactcagggggttgaatacttatctaatcaagatatattataGTGTTTTATATATTATatcattttttgcaaatgttagAATTGTTCTTCCACTtaaacagagtattttgtgtagattgttgacaaaaaattgacaattaaatccattttaatccaactttgtaacctaacaaaatgtggaaaaagtccatcaatgggtgtgaatactttctgaaggcactgtttagGTATAAAAAGAGCCAAAAATGTGCACTTTCATAAAGATTTTCTcaaaaatggtttgtgatacaaatgtaaaaagcatgttaAATATCCTTCCTCCCAATAAAGTTtttatgtgagaattgccagaacaatctgagataccaaaaATGTTTTCGGGCCATGCTGGCGTGGAATAgccccattaccaataacaggggaggttagcatttttttgtgGATATGATCTTTGAGCCTCTAGCCtcatttttcacaattcattcatgattatccataatcatgttagcatccacattattaatgtagaagtgttcagaaatatCTATTCTTACTCACAatcaaagtgactccaaaatgacacaatacattattcacCATCCATTTCCTATTGGGCGAAATACAATCCCAAAAACACAACCGAAACAAACTGCAAATACATGTAACGAGTTTGTgggtcacaagcttgatgtagccATTGAGTGCAAGGAATataggaccaaatactaaacttttgaatACTTTAATACACTTGAAGTGAATTTATCCAAATACTTATGATTTACTTAAATGGGAAGGTTAGATAAataaagtgcattcatttctaaacagtaaaacagatatgtaagaAATTACCCTCAAAAAGCTGaaattctgtactgtcacctcatatgaaacatttgctCTCAAATACAAAATGGTGGCGTATAGAGCCAAATGTTAAAGTTTTGCTTCACTCTGAAATATACATATGGATGGGAGTGTATATAAAATAACTGTATTCACTGTGCTATAGTTGTGATAATTTGTTCCCATTTGTTTGTTACTTCCAATATAATCTCTTAAGACTCCTTCCTTCTTAAACCCCCAGTAGTATCCATCCTCTCCCttttcatccctccctctttctttcctaatctccctcgctctcctcacctcttgctctctctcccataGCCGGTCCTCCAGGTCCTGGATGACGTCAtcggaggagggagaggggcggaGCGGTGCGGGGGCGTCACTCAGGTGGCTGAGCCTCTGATAGGACAAGGAGCTCTTCCCGGAGGAAGAGCGACCACTATCCGAGGCGCTCAGTCCGTTCTGGTATCCACTATTACCGCCGCTACCGCTAATGCCACCAGGCTTGTCCAACTTCTCCAGGGCCCCCGTGGCCCCCAGGTGGTTGATGTGGCTGGTAGAGGCACTCAGGGGCCCCAGGACAGGCGGAGGCCCGTAGCCCGAGCCAGCATAGGTGGGCAGGCTGGTTAGAGAATTCCTCCCTGAGTCGGACAGGCTCCCCTGGCCTCCGCCCCTGCTGCCGCCCCCTCCTCCGCCTCTGGTACCTCCACCCCGGCTGCCAGGGCTGtctgtgtctctgaggggtcctGTTACACTGGGACCCCCACCACCTCCAGACCCTCCTCCGGCGCTGCGGCCCACTCCTCcggtttggggggggcacaccaGATTCTGCATGGAGTGGAAGCTCTTGGGTACCACAGGCTTAAAGGCCGACGGGCGGACCAATCCATCGTTGTTCTGGATGGGGGAGGAAGGCAGATGGTATTGGTGGTCAAATATAACACGAGGATTGTACAACATACATTATCTGACAATTAGGTTTACTGGgaatattctgaaatattatgAATATTCTGCTATATGTATAATTACTTAAACAACCAGCATACTGAAGCTAAATGTGAATTTGTGATCTTAAATTCCCTGATTACAAGGGGGATTAATCTTATTTACTATAGTTTATTCATATACCGGTAAACAAACTATATGTAGATATACATGTAACAGACCTTTTCAGAAATCTAATATAGCGTACAGTAATAGCTAAGGCTAATGTTATTACAGTGCATGGAGGAGTTGACAGGAGAGGAGATCATATTTCATGTAAACAACTCCCTGTCATAAATGGACAACACTGATGTACAGCCGGTAGGTAACAAAGTACAGTACATGAATTTACGACAGTATTTTATTGCCTGCACCATAACATACACATGCCTGTATGTACaaaatacacaacacacactttcAACATGAACCCTCATACTCAACCAACAGCCTGTAtttggacggacacacacacacacacacacacacacacacacacacacacagtgacccaCCTGAACCTGCTCCATCTTCCCAGAGATGGGGAGGATGTTGGGGGGGTTGTTATGGTTATCCAGCTTGGCTGCGCTGGCGCCCGCCTCCTTGTACTGAGCCAGCTGTTGGCTACTGTTCTTATCATTGTTCAGCACGTTGTTGCCACAAATATCCAAACTCACCGCCCCTTTTGGCACCTCTCTACCCCCATCACGCCCATCCCTCTGGTCCCGCCCATCCCTCTGGTCCCGCCCATCCCTCTGGTCCCGCCCATCACGCCGCCCGCCTCCATTCAGAAACACTGCATTGGCCACCTGCCTCTCACTGTTACCCGCCGCTGCCGCTCGGCTCCCATTGGAAATGCCCCTATTGCCATTGGAGACATGTCTGTTGCCGTTGTTATGGACgggggccctctctctctctttcccctcgcAGAGCGGCGGAGGACGCTCGCTGCCGTAGTAAGTAGAAGGGTTCTCGACGGTGGCAAAGCTGCGTTCGTCCGCCGTAGTCCCCTTAGCATGGGTCAGGGGAGGAGGTTGCTGAGAGGACCTCTCGATGCTGTAACTCCTATCTTCCAAGCTCCTGCCCCTGTGGGTGGagttggaggtggaggaggaagaggggggtggtgggggggcgCGAGGCAGGCTGTTCTGCTGGGTGGTGCGGGTGCCCACGCTCCGCATGGCGATctcctgctgctgttgctgctgacCAGAGGTGGTGGTGGTCGAGGAGGATTCCCCGCTGGCCACACTGCCCATGCCCTGGGGGCGCCCCCCCTCACTCAGCACCCCGTGCTCCACACGCGCTATGATGGAGGGCAGGGAGGCAGCACCTGCCAACACACACTGcaggacacacagagacagggacaggggagagagggggagaaagggttCATTAGGAGTAAGGTACACACTGTAAGTAACAGAATTACTTAATGACTATAGACGACATACAGACACAAGGAAGAGAGTAAAGGGGTTGACATAATGtaaagtagacacacacacatttatttagTGACCATACACACATGATCTATAGAGTGAGACATACTGTATTGTAGGATATGACTGTTGATTCATATCTTTGCACTAAGCTAAAAGTGCCATAGGCCTATACGTCAGCCCTGCCATTTTCTCATGGGACACTGATACAGTGGGTGAGGTCATCCTTTCGCCCCCTCCTTACTTCTCTCCACCCGTGATCTCCCCCCTCACCATAGCAATGAGTTCCCAATTCCctgttccctcctctccttctctttctgtttctctgagATAGGAGTCATACTATACACCCTGCAAAAGCTATTTAGGTGATTCAAACTCTTTTAAGAACAAGGTTACTTTGACATAAATTGAGATTTCTTGAGCATTCAAATATGacgtataattttttttacaaaaataagTACTTTGAATGTATGATTGAAGTATGAATTAGAGTACTTATTTCAGTATACTTCCCCTTATACGGTTACTCCTCATACCACATCATATCAACATTCACATATGCAACAATAATGAAAGCACATCTCATATAAAATGTAAAAACTGTTGATATTAAAGGGATAACAAATAGCCTAGCCAATGCAAATGTTTATCAAGTTCAATCAAATCATAAAAAATATGAACTACATTCTACATTAACAGATTGTACCTCAATTACAGATCCTGAATATACAACAATAGAAGGGAAGGTTACTCTGCTCTCTGCTCACACAACTTCCTGGTCTTGTTCCTTTCTCTCACCATCTCACACTCTACTTTGTGATTGGTTAGCAGAGCAGGTCTTTTGCACACCTGATATATTTGCATGTTAACCCCTTgccttctgacacacacacacacacacacacagttgttccCCCTGTGCCAATGATAATGACAAAAACCCATCTTCTTTATCAAACCTCTAATGGAAGGAAAAACATGGGAGACAATCGTCAATACTTCATTGCAAATAAGGCCATGCACAGTTTTGTGCATATAAAGACAGTCCATCATGTCCGTGTATGTATCAGTGAGTGCAATAAGGAACACATATTTGTATTATATCCCTGTCACTGAACCACACCCACAGGGAGCACTATCTGATTACTCACTAGAATATCTATCTCTGATTGAACATTGACCTAAAGGTAATATGTGAATTTATAGTCCATTATACCAAGTGTAGCCTCCAACTCCTATCTGAGCAAAGATGCAGTCAAACCTTTGtgtgaattctctctctctctctctctctctccatcctctctccccattGTCTCTTCATGCCTGAAGCCAAGCCTGTGCACATGAAGCTACTATGCTTCTATGTTACTTTGCTATAATAAGGTGAGTATTGACATTCCATCTCAGGTAGGACATGGGAACAGATTGGGATGTGAACAGGGGAGTACTGAATCCTTAGGATGAGGTGCTGTGTCCAAAACGGCATACGGTACGATACTGCCTCGGGCCAGCAGAGGGCCCTGTTCCAGTGTTGGCTGAGCTGTGGCACGTGCCTACACTCGCCTCACTGCCACAGTTACACACTCCTAGGCATTACATCATCGGCTCCATGCTTCAAATAGAGAGCgcgcacacacaggcaggcactcTCTCTGGTGCGCGCTCCCCCATCCTTCTCACACTTCCAACATACCTCATTAAGGGAGTCTTCTCAATCTAATCTCCTGTGTTGACATGCAGTATGAGATAATTACTAGATTAATAGTTGTAGCCTACACACCAGTAATACATTTTCTTCCCATATTTTCCCTACATTGTCCATACATAGACACCTATATACACCTCAAATGCAAACAAACTGCCCCCCGGAACGGTGACCGCTGCTATCCCACTACACACACTTCATTCAAGGCCTGAAATAGGCCAGGCGTAGAAGTCCCGCACAGCAGTCACATTGAGTACAGAGGTAACCACTGCACTGTGGACTATATTAAATAATAGGCCTATTTTATCAGAGCTCCCTTGCCATTACCAGCATATTACAACTGACATGCTAGCTCACACTTCTAGTCCATACATATCCTCATAATAAGCTTTATATCATGTCAATAATACAGTATTTGCTACATATATGTTTGGTAGTGAGGTAGGCCTACAAATCAGCCTATTGCACGTCCATGCAATGTATTCCAAGTCTATTCCTTTTAAGTACCAAGGTTGGTCTAAATTCTACTGTAGGCCATTTGCTCTTGGTCTGtccatttaaacattatttttgcAGCCGCTACAACCTCCCCATCACCACAGTGATGTGCATAGGCTGTCAGCTGACGCGGCAATGCTAGAGCACAATGGTGAAATGTTACTCGCTTCTCCATACCAGTGAAAAATACCTAACCTAGCCACTAAAGGCAAGAAGAACGAGATAATTAGCATGATCTATTCTATCCGTTTTTCTTTTCATTCACGCAATACATAATGCGTGTGTGGGTCACGCAAAGCGCTCTACTCCACTCGCAGCTCTCTCTCGGTGGGGGGAATCGGAAAGGAGCGAGCTCGAGAAAACATCAGCATCCGCTACAACCTCTCGCTTGCGCCTCACGGATTCGCATCTTTACTTTCAATCCAACGAGCAATATTAAAATacacggtctctctctccatctcgctctccacTTATCTCTCTGCCACAACAACCTTTGAATCACCCCAAATCCAACATGGAAAGCAGCAGGATAATGGATTGGCAATGCGGTGAATGACGATAAATATAGAAAAACGCAGGTGTAGATTGTGCGCGTATTTCTCTATGGAAATGAAAGAGCGCTCGGCTCCATCACTTCATAGCCGAGAACAGCTCCGCACTTACTATTAGCGGCAGAAGCAGCACAGACAACGCCGAATTACGTCGCCCCACTGCTCCTCGGCGAGCTGTCCGATTCGGGGTTCGCAGATAGGGACGTTGGAGTGgcagtaggcctatagcctactcgTGTGGCTCTGGTCGGGGAGACTGCAACCGCTATTGCCCGTAGCGGATATCGGGTGATGGAGACAGCGAGAGGATGTGTGTATCAGCTGTGTCACACACCCACCTCCGCCCCGCCCCTTCTGATAGAGCACAGCACCGCCCCCTTCCCAGACCCGCGCCTGCGCCCACACAAAGGTGTGAATTCTTCCTCCACCTTAGAATAGCACACAATGTATTGATTCTGTTCCACACAGAATACGTATGCAACTGCCGGAAAATGGGGACCCCTGCCAATCCCACaacatgtctctctgtttctatcactATGTATGCATCTGCACATTATATTCTGTATTTATTCCTTTGAGTACTGCACAACTGAATTACACATGACCGGGCAGGTTGAGTGTAGCTTAGACTTCAGTTCTTAGTACCAAGGGCAAGCGAGGCCTTGGGCAAACATGATGCCCAGTTCCCAGGGGCAGAGAAAGCAGAGCTGGCTGTGTAGGTGAGGAACTGGAGCCTGAAATCAGCCTCACTCAGGACTaatcgagagagagacagagacagattgcagaaagagacgagagagagcatagagcaggGAAAGAGGGCAGAGCGAAAGAGAAACAGACAATGTTGAAGCTGTAGCAGGAGCTGAATCGAACTGTTAACTTGTCTGGAATGGAATATTTGGTGCTGGTCATAAAGCCAAAAGAAACCATCTCCCATAAGAGCTAAAGTTGACAAGAAGTAATCTGCCTAAAATGACCACTCCAACGACAAAAATAAGGATAGGAGAGAGATGAGTAGATGGATAAGTATGACATAGGAAGGACTCTGTCCTATTTTCTAAAACTGACTGGGTTTACAAAAATCAAATACATGCATGGCGTTCAAAATCACGGAGCTCAAACACATAGGCCTTTATATGGATACAAAAACATTACAACATACTTTCCCTGCAAAACACATCTATCCTTTCATTGCATATGAGAGTTGCAGGTTTTATTTGGAGTAAATCAGGAATTCCAATGTCAAGAAATGTGTGACTCGATTCCCACTCATAATGCCTTCTTCATACACACTCCACTGTGTGCACAATCATACACACTACAACCACTCTTCTACACGTAACCCCGTCAACACGATTAGAAAACAGCCACGGTCCttcacaccaacaccaacactgAACTGCACACAAGCCACTCCAACACAATTCACACGCACGCAACTCGCTTTGCCATTCGTAGAAGGATACACACGACCGTCAAGAGActaaaaacacacatacacactctctgaGCCAGGTTGGCAGAGAAAACAATTAATACTTACATGGTACATACACACGCACTAAAGCAAATATGACCGTTGTCGCCACGTACATGGTGATCAACACCCACCCTGGACATTAAAACACAAATGTATTCACATTTCATGCTGTACTGACCTACTACACATAAACATAACACAGGACCAGATAGGCTACACAGGGACCGCATTCAAGTACGCAAGTGAAAAGGATCTGACATCCATCTTTAATAACGCCActgttctttctctcctctcctcctcttttttaATTTCTGAGCCGCCATTGCTGAATGTCACTTAGGGGGAGAATAGGAGAGTCAGAGGAAAACTGAGGGAGTGGAAGAAGGTATACAAAGAGCAATCTCACAGCTCCACTAGTAGGCTCGTCCCTGTCGGttctctcctcatccctcgcTCCACTCCTCCATGTGGAGATGAACTGTAGTAATTCTCACCGCGTCCCAGCCCCTCTGAGCTACCAATAGCatcctctcactccctccatccgCCTCCATAAAGTACACGCGTGCGCAAACACACACGCGCTTTGTTGAAAATATGTCCGATTTAACACGCAAAAATGTGAATATCAGggttataaaataaatacatgttttggaaATGCACCATATTGCAAACTATCTATATGAAGATCTGTAACTTCCCGTATATTTTTGTACAGTAAACCAGTGCTAGCACGTCCACACATGTACCTACATGCGTGTGTCGTGTACACACAGGATCCCACTCTCACCCATGACCGCAACACCACCACTAAAATATGCTCAAATACCCTGCATTTTTCCTCTCCATTCACAAATTCACTGGCGACATCAACAATTTGTCAAGGTTACTATGGCAATGGTTTCTGTCCAATGGGAGAAGGGGCTGGACTCATGTgacagagtagagggagagatggagggaggggaaagaaACAGATTATTTCTACTTACCAATGAGTGGTTTGTCTGCTGAAGTCATTGCTTGACAGAGGGGACATCATGTTCACAGAGAGTCCTTCTGCTTGGCTAACCCTAAAACCTGCCTATGCATTCAGAAAGACATGTGGGACCGTGTTGAGGTATATTTAGAGCCATCTGACTGTTCATGAAGAGGAGAGAAGGTCATCAGTCCCTATATAGTCACATATACTTACTCTATACAACAGACAGGGTTCAGATTTCAATTTGGTTTAAGACAAAATCCCTAGACCCCTACTCGATGTCTCATTTGATGACAAGATGTTCCCACAGGGTGAATTTGGGTAGCAATTGATTTTATGGTACTGTTTCCACCGCTGTAGGAAATGAGTATGGCGTTAGGTACTTTGATATAATTCACACAATTTCAGAACCTATTACCAAATGGTGCCTATTGTGGGGGCTTGTTTAAAT is a window from the Salmo trutta chromosome 23, fSalTru1.1, whole genome shotgun sequence genome containing:
- the LOC115160273 gene encoding leucine zipper putative tumor suppressor 3-like, which produces MGSVASGESSSTTTTSGQQQQQQEIAMRSVGTRTTQQNSLPRAPPPPPSSSSTSNSTHRGRSLEDRSYSIERSSQQPPPLTHAKGTTADERSFATVENPSTYYGSERPPPLCEGKERERAPVHNNGNRHVSNGNRGISNGSRAAAAGNSERQVANAVFLNGGGRRDGRDQRDGRDQRDGRDQRDGRDGGREVPKGAVSLDICGNNVLNNDKNSSQQLAQYKEAGASAAKLDNHNNPPNILPISGKMEQVQNNDGLVRPSAFKPVVPKSFHSMQNLVCPPQTGGVGRSAGGGSGGGGGPSVTGPLRDTDSPGSRGGGTRGGGGGGSRGGGQGSLSDSGRNSLTSLPTYAGSGYGPPPVLGPLSASTSHINHLGATGALEKLDKPGGISGSGGNSGYQNGLSASDSGRSSSGKSSLSYQRLSHLSDAPAPLRPSPSSDDVIQDLEDRLWEREQEVLHMRRNLDQSEAAIVQVFEEKQRVWERQMDELRQNYASRLQQVTRRAQRSQSALQAQISRLSQDKRRLQEEMAALLAQKEELERKCLDYRKEQADILPRLEETKWEVCQKAGEISLLKQQLRESQAEVTQRAGEMVALRGQLKEVNAQLRDREEAMLGLKDSYSTKSLELERCEGELQRTLTEVSLLRDKLGMFEAEVVGLKRALGELSARDRAIEARGGGGSREASRIRGGLSSPHSPPEGSAFSYPALPPPPVPPPDAILSLQSDEAKVQRQEAHQRQEAHQRQEAHQRQEAHQRQEAHQLQEAQLRQEIHQQRQEAHQQWEEAGDLRRQLERLQGELRLERQQRERQALTFKKERHVWMDEKERVLKYQAQLQLSYVETLQKNQALELRVGQLGSKLTSTNTTPSPTSPPRLSLAPIPLPAPVTPLPSLSLSPPPLAEDKNLPPALHQLAPPWPVPTRLERIESTEI